One window from the genome of Zerene cesonia ecotype Mississippi chromosome 1, Zerene_cesonia_1.1, whole genome shotgun sequence encodes:
- the LOC119831788 gene encoding leucine-rich repeats and immunoglobulin-like domains protein 2 isoform X3: MENRRRLRVKPWKVTVLFVTLIAHVQGQCPWKESPALQEACVCAYNLARQLSVQCDQVNFSTLLFALNSNARKITIDLLYINNSTVVELTDDLFINLAIHNLQMSSSKIRKVQDHAFRGQGQFLKNLNLQDNELTEVPTKALSILTSLSLLDISKNRISYIENNAFVSLQELTTLKVSDNNVTLAPYALVGLENSLKNLNLKGTKQKSVPECIRGLRSLAFLDLSQNSIRELPGPDGSKTFEGLESLTALNLERNLLVNLRKDAFAGVKSTLSSLSLLNNLLPEFPTEAIASLTELRVLDIGFNLLNKVPTDAFLNNPSITLLALDGNPIPTVPEKALAHLNLTLRGLSLGGRFLNCDCRLRWIIEWIRNGELQVTSRERNPQFCGNPPHFRERGFYSFEPNELVCEHSLPEVTDSQPTTSKKINEWNTNHTTTSSSTTTATAPTTTTSTTTEIINIYNETSTQLFSLTTPTTTSTKSTTRIPPVRPAAPTWRHAPNQRPPVVMNFPQQKPKIDDSNEVIVKNAYRQDNSVIIQWDSDVANILGFRVVYRLFGDKSFKQGPPLEASEREFKIKNVPSQECIVVCVISLEEVHVSPETVPYSQCREVRTVSASATNMDKITIAASAAICGTIVVAVLIFAAASRRRSRTIHRLHTQPPEKLPNPCCGGLTGTPSPNGPLSSLTTLDLRQSRQSLGAASERASRLSLSGAAGGVTSGTAGSRRRPRSRSRPASRYSVGSIGLGYCDTSDNWTDHDMDIYMARNPTTRGGLVPL; this comes from the exons ATG GAGAATCGAAGAAGGCTACGTGTTAAGCCGTGGAAAGTAACGGTACTATTCGTCACACTGATCGCACACGTCCAGGGGCAGTGTCCGTGGAAGGAATCACCAGCCTTGCAGGAAGCATGCGTGTGTGCTTACAATTTAGCTCGTCAATTGTCTGTACAATGCGATCAG gTGAACTTTTCAACATTATTATTCGCTCTTAATTCAAATGCTCGCAAAATCACTATAGatctcttatatataaataactcaaCAGTAGTAGAACTCACAGatgatctatttattaatcttgCTATACATAACCTACAAATGTCAAGTTCTAAAATAAGGAAAGTTCAAGATCATGCATTTCGAGGACAAGggcaatttttaaagaatctcAATTTACAAGATAACGAACTAACTGAAGTACCTACGAAAGCCCTGAGCATTTTAACTAGCCTTTCTCTACTGGATATATCAAAAAATCGCATatcatatattgaaaataacgcATTTGTTTCTCTACAAGAGCTCACTACTCTAAAAGTTTCAGATAATAATGTAACACTTGCGCCATATGCACTGGTGGGCTTAGAAAACTCTttgaaaaatctaaatttaaaaggcACTAAACAAAAATCTGTACCAGAATGTATCCGTGGTCTGAGAAGTCTAGCATTTCTCGATCTGTCTCAAAATAGCATAAGGGAATTACCAGGACCTGACGGTTCTAAAACCTTCGAAGGCTTAGAATCACTGACGGCACTGAATCTTGAAAGGAACTTGCTAGTTAACTTAAGAAAAGATGCCTTTGCAGGTGTTAAAAGTACATTGAGCTCACTTAGTCTTCTTAACAACCTGTTACCTGAATTTCCCACGGAGGCTATTGCCTCTTTAACTGAGTTGAGGGTTTTAGACATtggatttaatttgttaaacaaaGTACCGACTGatgcatttttaaacaatccTTCTATAACTTTATTAGCTCTTGATGGAAATCCTATACCAACAGTACCTGAGAAAGCTTTAGCGCATTTAAATCTTACTCTACGCGGACTTAGTTTAGGCGGACGCTTCTTGAACTGTGATTGTCGCCTGCGCTGGATAATTGAATGGATTCGCAATGGAGAACTGCAAGTCACATCTCGCGAGAGAAATCCCCAATTTTGCGGTAATCCACCGCACTTTCGTGAACGCGGTTTTTATAGTTTTGAGCCTAATGAGCTTGTTTGTGAGCATAGTTTACCTGAAGTCACAGATTCTCAACCAACTactagtaaaaaaattaatgaatggaATACAAATCATACAACTACTTCCTCGTCTACAACAACGGCAACTGCTCCGACCACTACGACATCAACCACTACTGAAATCATAAACATCTATAATGAAACTTCCACTCAACTCTTTTCTCTTACAACTCCAACGACAACATCTACAAAATCTACTACTAGAATACCTCCGGTACGACCAGCAGCGCCTACCTGGCGCCATGCTCCAAATCAACGACCACCTGTTGTAATGAACTTCCCACAACAAAAACCTAAGATTGATGACTCAAATGAAGTAATTGTTAAGAACGCATACAGACAAGATAATTCAGTTATTATCCAGTGGGATTCTGATGTTGCAAATATTTTAGGCTTTCGAGTAGTATATAGATTATTCGGTGACAAAAGTTTTAAACAAGGGCCACCTCTTGAAGCTAGTGAAAgagaattcaaaataaaaaatgttccaTCCCAG GAGTGTATCGTCGTTTGCGTGATTTCCTTAGAGGAAGTGCACGTCAGTCCGGAGACGGTACCGTATTCGCAATGCAGAGAAGTTCGTACAGTTTCAGCTTCGGCGACAAATATGGACAAGATTACGATAGCAGCTAGTGCCGCAATTTGCGGAACCATCGTCGTAGCTGTACTTATTTTTGCAGCTGCATCACGCAGGCGATCAAGAACTATCCACCGTCTGCACACGCAACCGCCTGAGAAACTACCGAATCCATGCTGTGGTGGACTTACTGGAACACCAAGTCCCAATGGTCCTCTGTCTTCGCTAACTACGCTTG ATCTTCGACAATCGCGTCAATCATTGGGAGCTGCATCAGAACGAGCATCTCGTTTGTCACTAAGCGGAGCTGCTGGCGGAGTGACAAGTGGCACGGCTGGGTCTAGAAGAAGACCTAGATCGCGATCACGACCAGCGAGTCGCTACAGCGTCGGCTCAATCGGATTAGGCTATTGCGATACATCTGATAACTGGACAGATCATGATATGGACATTTATATGGCACGGAACCCAACAACCAGAGGCGGTCTTGTACCTTTATAG
- the LOC119831788 gene encoding leucine-rich repeats and immunoglobulin-like domains protein 2 isoform X2, protein MENRRRLRVKPWKVTVLFVTLIAHVQGQCPWKESPALQEACVCAYNLARQLSVQCDQVNFSTLLFALNSNARKITIDLLYINNSTVVELTDDLFINLAIHNLQMSSSKIRKVQDHAFRGQGQFLKNLNLQDNELTEVPTKALSILTSLSLLDISKNRISYIENNAFVSLQELTTLKVSDNNVTLAPYALVGLENSLKNLNLKGTKQKSVPECIRGLRSLAFLDLSQNSIRELPGPDGSKTFEGLESLTALNLERNLLVNLRKDAFAGVKSTLSSLSLLNNLLPEFPTEAIASLTELRVLDIGFNLLNKVPTDAFLNNPSITLLALDGNPIPTVPEKALAHLNLTLRGLSLGGRFLNCDCRLRWIIEWIRNGELQVTSRERNPQFCGNPPHFRERGFYSFEPNELVCEHSLPEVTDSQPTTSKKINEWNTNHTTTSSSTTTATAPTTTTSTTTEIINIYNETSTQLFSLTTPTTTSTKSTTRIPPVRPAAPTWRHAPNQRPPVVMNFPQQKPKIDDSNEVIVKNAYRQDNSVIIQWDSDVANILGFRVVYRLFGDKSFKQGPPLEASEREFKIKNVPSQECIVVCVISLEEVHVSPETVPYSQCREVRTVSASATNMDKITIAASAAICGTIVVAVLIFAAASRRRSRTIHRLHTQPPEKLPNPCCGGLTGTPSPNGPLSSLTTLGAFGKQHLRQSRQSLGAASERASRLSLSGAAGGVTSGTAGSRRRPRSRSRPASRYSVGSIGLGYCDTSDNWTDHDMDIYMARNPTTRGGLVPL, encoded by the exons ATG GAGAATCGAAGAAGGCTACGTGTTAAGCCGTGGAAAGTAACGGTACTATTCGTCACACTGATCGCACACGTCCAGGGGCAGTGTCCGTGGAAGGAATCACCAGCCTTGCAGGAAGCATGCGTGTGTGCTTACAATTTAGCTCGTCAATTGTCTGTACAATGCGATCAG gTGAACTTTTCAACATTATTATTCGCTCTTAATTCAAATGCTCGCAAAATCACTATAGatctcttatatataaataactcaaCAGTAGTAGAACTCACAGatgatctatttattaatcttgCTATACATAACCTACAAATGTCAAGTTCTAAAATAAGGAAAGTTCAAGATCATGCATTTCGAGGACAAGggcaatttttaaagaatctcAATTTACAAGATAACGAACTAACTGAAGTACCTACGAAAGCCCTGAGCATTTTAACTAGCCTTTCTCTACTGGATATATCAAAAAATCGCATatcatatattgaaaataacgcATTTGTTTCTCTACAAGAGCTCACTACTCTAAAAGTTTCAGATAATAATGTAACACTTGCGCCATATGCACTGGTGGGCTTAGAAAACTCTttgaaaaatctaaatttaaaaggcACTAAACAAAAATCTGTACCAGAATGTATCCGTGGTCTGAGAAGTCTAGCATTTCTCGATCTGTCTCAAAATAGCATAAGGGAATTACCAGGACCTGACGGTTCTAAAACCTTCGAAGGCTTAGAATCACTGACGGCACTGAATCTTGAAAGGAACTTGCTAGTTAACTTAAGAAAAGATGCCTTTGCAGGTGTTAAAAGTACATTGAGCTCACTTAGTCTTCTTAACAACCTGTTACCTGAATTTCCCACGGAGGCTATTGCCTCTTTAACTGAGTTGAGGGTTTTAGACATtggatttaatttgttaaacaaaGTACCGACTGatgcatttttaaacaatccTTCTATAACTTTATTAGCTCTTGATGGAAATCCTATACCAACAGTACCTGAGAAAGCTTTAGCGCATTTAAATCTTACTCTACGCGGACTTAGTTTAGGCGGACGCTTCTTGAACTGTGATTGTCGCCTGCGCTGGATAATTGAATGGATTCGCAATGGAGAACTGCAAGTCACATCTCGCGAGAGAAATCCCCAATTTTGCGGTAATCCACCGCACTTTCGTGAACGCGGTTTTTATAGTTTTGAGCCTAATGAGCTTGTTTGTGAGCATAGTTTACCTGAAGTCACAGATTCTCAACCAACTactagtaaaaaaattaatgaatggaATACAAATCATACAACTACTTCCTCGTCTACAACAACGGCAACTGCTCCGACCACTACGACATCAACCACTACTGAAATCATAAACATCTATAATGAAACTTCCACTCAACTCTTTTCTCTTACAACTCCAACGACAACATCTACAAAATCTACTACTAGAATACCTCCGGTACGACCAGCAGCGCCTACCTGGCGCCATGCTCCAAATCAACGACCACCTGTTGTAATGAACTTCCCACAACAAAAACCTAAGATTGATGACTCAAATGAAGTAATTGTTAAGAACGCATACAGACAAGATAATTCAGTTATTATCCAGTGGGATTCTGATGTTGCAAATATTTTAGGCTTTCGAGTAGTATATAGATTATTCGGTGACAAAAGTTTTAAACAAGGGCCACCTCTTGAAGCTAGTGAAAgagaattcaaaataaaaaatgttccaTCCCAG GAGTGTATCGTCGTTTGCGTGATTTCCTTAGAGGAAGTGCACGTCAGTCCGGAGACGGTACCGTATTCGCAATGCAGAGAAGTTCGTACAGTTTCAGCTTCGGCGACAAATATGGACAAGATTACGATAGCAGCTAGTGCCGCAATTTGCGGAACCATCGTCGTAGCTGTACTTATTTTTGCAGCTGCATCACGCAGGCGATCAAGAACTATCCACCGTCTGCACACGCAACCGCCTGAGAAACTACCGAATCCATGCTGTGGTGGACTTACTGGAACACCAAGTCCCAATGGTCCTCTGTCTTCGCTAACTACGCTTGGTGCGTTTGGAAAGCAGC ATCTTCGACAATCGCGTCAATCATTGGGAGCTGCATCAGAACGAGCATCTCGTTTGTCACTAAGCGGAGCTGCTGGCGGAGTGACAAGTGGCACGGCTGGGTCTAGAAGAAGACCTAGATCGCGATCACGACCAGCGAGTCGCTACAGCGTCGGCTCAATCGGATTAGGCTATTGCGATACATCTGATAACTGGACAGATCATGATATGGACATTTATATGGCACGGAACCCAACAACCAGAGGCGGTCTTGTACCTTTATAG
- the LOC119831788 gene encoding leucine-rich repeat and fibronectin type-III domain-containing protein 2 isoform X1 has product MENRRRLRVKPWKVTVLFVTLIAHVQGQCPWKESPALQEACVCAYNLARQLSVQCDQVNFSTLLFALNSNARKITIDLLYINNSTVVELTDDLFINLAIHNLQMSSSKIRKVQDHAFRGQGQFLKNLNLQDNELTEVPTKALSILTSLSLLDISKNRISYIENNAFVSLQELTTLKVSDNNVTLAPYALVGLENSLKNLNLKGTKQKSVPECIRGLRSLAFLDLSQNSIRELPGPDGSKTFEGLESLTALNLERNLLVNLRKDAFAGVKSTLSSLSLLNNLLPEFPTEAIASLTELRVLDIGFNLLNKVPTDAFLNNPSITLLALDGNPIPTVPEKALAHLNLTLRGLSLGGRFLNCDCRLRWIIEWIRNGELQVTSRERNPQFCGNPPHFRERGFYSFEPNELVCEHSLPEVTDSQPTTSKKINEWNTNHTTTSSSTTTATAPTTTTSTTTEIINIYNETSTQLFSLTTPTTTSTKSTTRIPPVRPAAPTWRHAPNQRPPVVMNFPQQKPKIDDSNEVIVKNAYRQDNSVIIQWDSDVANILGFRVVYRLFGDKSFKQGPPLEASEREFKIKNVPSQECIVVCVISLEEVHVSPETVPYSQCREVRTVSASATNMDKITIAASAAICGTIVVAVLIFAAASRRRSRTIHRLHTQPPEKLPNPCCGGLTGTPSPNGPLSSLTTLGAFGKQREWDQVSAYSARSIPRARSFTEPAAPDPLQGRPGRARSLADGQSQHSYSHSGRYGAPGYPGSLLGSRTDLRQSRQSLGAASERASRLSLSGAAGGVTSGTAGSRRRPRSRSRPASRYSVGSIGLGYCDTSDNWTDHDMDIYMARNPTTRGGLVPL; this is encoded by the exons ATG GAGAATCGAAGAAGGCTACGTGTTAAGCCGTGGAAAGTAACGGTACTATTCGTCACACTGATCGCACACGTCCAGGGGCAGTGTCCGTGGAAGGAATCACCAGCCTTGCAGGAAGCATGCGTGTGTGCTTACAATTTAGCTCGTCAATTGTCTGTACAATGCGATCAG gTGAACTTTTCAACATTATTATTCGCTCTTAATTCAAATGCTCGCAAAATCACTATAGatctcttatatataaataactcaaCAGTAGTAGAACTCACAGatgatctatttattaatcttgCTATACATAACCTACAAATGTCAAGTTCTAAAATAAGGAAAGTTCAAGATCATGCATTTCGAGGACAAGggcaatttttaaagaatctcAATTTACAAGATAACGAACTAACTGAAGTACCTACGAAAGCCCTGAGCATTTTAACTAGCCTTTCTCTACTGGATATATCAAAAAATCGCATatcatatattgaaaataacgcATTTGTTTCTCTACAAGAGCTCACTACTCTAAAAGTTTCAGATAATAATGTAACACTTGCGCCATATGCACTGGTGGGCTTAGAAAACTCTttgaaaaatctaaatttaaaaggcACTAAACAAAAATCTGTACCAGAATGTATCCGTGGTCTGAGAAGTCTAGCATTTCTCGATCTGTCTCAAAATAGCATAAGGGAATTACCAGGACCTGACGGTTCTAAAACCTTCGAAGGCTTAGAATCACTGACGGCACTGAATCTTGAAAGGAACTTGCTAGTTAACTTAAGAAAAGATGCCTTTGCAGGTGTTAAAAGTACATTGAGCTCACTTAGTCTTCTTAACAACCTGTTACCTGAATTTCCCACGGAGGCTATTGCCTCTTTAACTGAGTTGAGGGTTTTAGACATtggatttaatttgttaaacaaaGTACCGACTGatgcatttttaaacaatccTTCTATAACTTTATTAGCTCTTGATGGAAATCCTATACCAACAGTACCTGAGAAAGCTTTAGCGCATTTAAATCTTACTCTACGCGGACTTAGTTTAGGCGGACGCTTCTTGAACTGTGATTGTCGCCTGCGCTGGATAATTGAATGGATTCGCAATGGAGAACTGCAAGTCACATCTCGCGAGAGAAATCCCCAATTTTGCGGTAATCCACCGCACTTTCGTGAACGCGGTTTTTATAGTTTTGAGCCTAATGAGCTTGTTTGTGAGCATAGTTTACCTGAAGTCACAGATTCTCAACCAACTactagtaaaaaaattaatgaatggaATACAAATCATACAACTACTTCCTCGTCTACAACAACGGCAACTGCTCCGACCACTACGACATCAACCACTACTGAAATCATAAACATCTATAATGAAACTTCCACTCAACTCTTTTCTCTTACAACTCCAACGACAACATCTACAAAATCTACTACTAGAATACCTCCGGTACGACCAGCAGCGCCTACCTGGCGCCATGCTCCAAATCAACGACCACCTGTTGTAATGAACTTCCCACAACAAAAACCTAAGATTGATGACTCAAATGAAGTAATTGTTAAGAACGCATACAGACAAGATAATTCAGTTATTATCCAGTGGGATTCTGATGTTGCAAATATTTTAGGCTTTCGAGTAGTATATAGATTATTCGGTGACAAAAGTTTTAAACAAGGGCCACCTCTTGAAGCTAGTGAAAgagaattcaaaataaaaaatgttccaTCCCAG GAGTGTATCGTCGTTTGCGTGATTTCCTTAGAGGAAGTGCACGTCAGTCCGGAGACGGTACCGTATTCGCAATGCAGAGAAGTTCGTACAGTTTCAGCTTCGGCGACAAATATGGACAAGATTACGATAGCAGCTAGTGCCGCAATTTGCGGAACCATCGTCGTAGCTGTACTTATTTTTGCAGCTGCATCACGCAGGCGATCAAGAACTATCCACCGTCTGCACACGCAACCGCCTGAGAAACTACCGAATCCATGCTGTGGTGGACTTACTGGAACACCAAGTCCCAATGGTCCTCTGTCTTCGCTAACTACGCTTGGTGCGTTTGGAAAGCAGCGTGAGTGGGACCAGGTGTCGGCTTATAGTGCACGATCTATTCCGCGTGCACGTTCTTTTACTGAACCGGCTGCTCCAGATCCTTTACAAGGCCGACCGGGACGCGCGCGTTCTCTGGCTGATGGCCAATCACAGCACAGTTATTCACATTCTGGCCGCTATGGCGCGCCTGGATATCCTGGGAGCTTGTTAGGATCGAGAACCG ATCTTCGACAATCGCGTCAATCATTGGGAGCTGCATCAGAACGAGCATCTCGTTTGTCACTAAGCGGAGCTGCTGGCGGAGTGACAAGTGGCACGGCTGGGTCTAGAAGAAGACCTAGATCGCGATCACGACCAGCGAGTCGCTACAGCGTCGGCTCAATCGGATTAGGCTATTGCGATACATCTGATAACTGGACAGATCATGATATGGACATTTATATGGCACGGAACCCAACAACCAGAGGCGGTCTTGTACCTTTATAG